A single window of Nicotiana sylvestris chromosome 5, ASM39365v2, whole genome shotgun sequence DNA harbors:
- the LOC104241999 gene encoding DNA repair protein RAD16: MKLRSFRPSSSIKGEGNYQYQDSSDEDSSSKKEDNEDGFLPMSSDSDYIGSSDEDEDIFNLLRVAQTNGVLDNDFSEEVLSNIIKRRKVGSSRKRGSKNIKSNEEQVEEEHVDRMMNEVGCGVEVDSGYRLLMGRIEDRKKNRDKNKKKRPTLMWEIWEEENDRWMAENYTNDLDLDCQNGLVNDTAETPSDLLMPLLRYQKEWLAWALKQEESTARGGILADEMGMGKTVQAIALVLAKRELGQAISESSLLSSAPCTSQELPAVKGTLVICPVVAVIQWVSEIDRFTTKGSNKILVYHGANREKNIHKFAEYDFVITTYSTVEAEYRKNVMPPKEKCQWCGKSFYEQKLSVHQRYFCGPDAVRTAKQLKQERKKSKPGGKTSKLKKESIKGKAKTDSDSEIETGSKRGRGKGVKRKIKTDASSIDDAAGVDQDMITRKSILHSVKWNRIILDEAHYVKDRRCNTTRAIFALESSYKWALSGTPLQNRVGELYSLVRFLQMIPYSYYFCKDCDCRVLDYSPTDCPHCPHKSVRHFCWWNKYIASPIQSQGNRGTGRDAMVLLKHKILKSILLRRTKKGRAADLALPPRIVTLRKDSLDVKEEDYYTSLYNESQAQFNTYIQAGTLMNNYAHIFDLLTRLRQAVDHPYLVVYSSTALARSGNTDDSGYVEQPCGLCHDPVEDPVVASCTHVFCKSCLIDFSATVGQVSCPSCSKPLAVDFTANDKGDQKTKPTVKGFRSSSILNRIRLNDFQTSTKIDALREEIRFMVERDGSAKAIVFSQFTSFLDLIHYSLQKSGISCVQLVGSMSITARDSAITRFTEDPDCRIFLMSLKAGGVALNLTVASHVFLMDPWWNPAVEQQAQDRIHRIGQYKPIRIVRFVIENTIEERILKLQEKKELVFEGTVGGSSEALGKLTEADLKFLFVT, from the exons ATGAAGCTCCGTTCTTTCCGTCCTTCGTCTTCGATCAAAG GAGAAGGAAACTACCAATATCAGGATAGCTCTGATGAGGATAGCTCATCAAAAAAAGAGGATAATGAGGATGGTTTTCTTCCTATGTCTTCGGATTCAGATTACATCGGAAGCAGTGACGAAG ACGAAGATATATTTAATTTGTTGAGGGTAGCCCAAACTAATGGAGTTCTTGATAATGATTTCAGCGAGGAAGTTTTGTCCAATATAATAAAAAGAAGGAAAGTGGGATCCTCTAGAAAGAGGGGCAGTAAGAATATCAAATCAAACGAAGAGCAGGTAGAAGAGGAGCATGTAGATAGGATGATGAATGAAGTAGGATGTGGGGTTGAAGTAGATAGTGGCTACCGTCTATTGATGGGGAGGATAGAGGATAGGAAGAAGAACCGCGACAAGAATAAAAAGAAGAGACCCACTTTGATGTGGGAGATCTGGGAAGAAGAGAATGATCGGTGGATGGCTGAAAACTATACAAATGATTTAGACTTGGATTGTCAGAACGGGTTGGTGAATGATACTGCTGAGACACCATCTGATTTGCTTATGCCGTTGCTGAGGTACCAGAAAGAGTGGTTGGCTTGGGCATTGAAGCAAGAAGAATCTACTGCTAGAGGCGGTATTCTTGCCGATGAGATGGGGATGGGAAAGACTGTTCAAGCCATAGCTCTTGTGCTTGCTAAACGCGAATTAGGGCAAGCAATTTCTGAATCCAGTTTACTGTCATCTGCCCCTTGTACTTCCCAGGAGCTCCCAGCAGTGAAAGGAACTCTTGTTATATGTCCTGTTGTTGCTGTGATTCAGTGGGTCAGTGAGATTGACCGCTTTACCACTAAAGGAAGCAACAAAATTCTTGTTTATCATGGTGCAAACAGGGAGAAAAATATCCACAAATTCGCAGAATATGATTTTGTTATCACCACATACTCCACAGTGGAGGCTGAGTATAGGAAAAATGTGATGCCACCAAAAGAAAAATGTCAGTGGTGTGGAAAATCTTTTtatgaacaaaagttgtctgttCACCAGAGATACTTCTGTGGACCAGATGCTGTTAGAACTGCTAAGCAATTAAAGCAGGAGAGGAAGAAGTCAAAACCTGGAGGAAAGACGTCAAAGCTGAAAAAAGAATCTATTAAAGGCAAGGCTAAGACAGACAGTGATTCAGAGATTGAGACAGGTAGTAAAAGAGGTCGTGGGAAGGGTGTGAAGCGCAAGATCAAGACAGATGCCAGTTCTATTGATGATGCAGCCGGTGTTGATCAAGATATGATCACGAGGAAGTCAATTTTGCACTCTGTAAAATGGAACCGTATCATTTTGGATGAG GCCCATTATGTGAAAGATAGACGCTGCAATACTACAAGAGCTATTTTTGCGTTAGAATCTTCTTATAAGTGGGCGTTAAGTGGTACTCCCCTCCAGAACCGTGTAGGAGAGTTGTACTCGCTT GTTCGTTTCCTGCAAATGATTCCTTACTCGTACTACTTCTGCAAAGATTGTGATTGCAGAGTGTTGGACTATAG CCCAACCGACTGCCCACATTGCCCCCACAAATCTGTTCGGCACTTTTGTTGGTGGAATAAA TATATTGCCTCACCCATACAATCTCAAGGGAATCGTGGGACTGGAAGAGATGCGATGGTTTTGTTGAAACACAAAATTTTGAAAAGCATATTGCTAAGACGTACTAAAAAGGGAAGGGCTGCTGATCTTGCGCTTCCTCCCAGGATT GTTACCTTGCGCAAAGATTCTTTGGATGTTAAAGAAGAAGACTACTACACATCACTGTACAATGAAAGCCAGGCACAATTTAATAC ATACATTCAAGCTGGTACTCTGATGAATAACTATGCTCACATTTTTGATCTACTCACACGGCTGCGACAG GCAGTTGATCATCCTTACCTTGTGGTATACTCTAGTACTGCTTTGGCTAGAAGTGGAAACACTGATGATTCTGGCTATGTTGAACAACCATGTGGTTTATGTCATGATCCAGTAGAAGATCCAGTT GTTGCTTCTTGCACACATGTCTTTTGCAAGTCATGTCTGATAGATTTTTCTGCAACTGTGGGGCAAGTGTCATGCCCTTCATGTTCTAAACCACTTGCAGTGGATTTCACTGCAAATGACAAGGGGGATCAGAAAACTAAACCGACTGTCAAAGGGTTTAGGTCATCAAGTATACTGAACAGAATTCGTCTTAATGATTTCCAGACAAGCACAAAAATAGATGCTTTG AGAGAAGAAATAAGGTTCATGGTTGAAAGAGATGGTTCTGCAAAAGCAATAGTTTTCAGCCAATTCACATCGTTTTTGGATCTGATACACTATTCTCTACAGAAG TCGGGTATCAGTTGTGTTCAATTAGTTGGATCCATGTCTATAACTGCAAGAGATTCTGCAATTACAAGATTTACCGAGGATCCAGATTGCAGGATATTCCTTATGAGCTTAAAAGCTGGAGGTGTTGCCCTCAATCTTACAGTGGCATCGCAT GTTTTCTTGATGGATCCTTGGTGGAATCCTGCTGTGGAGCAGCAAGCCCAAGATAGAATCCATCGAATAGGGCAGTATAAACCAATCAG GATTGTGAGATTTGTGATTGAGAATACAATTGAGGAGAGGATCTTAAAGTTGCAAGAGAAAAAGGAACTGGTTTTTGAAGG GACGGTCGGTGGCTCTTCGGAGGCCTTGGGAAAACTAACAGAGGCAGACTTGAAATTCTTGTTCGTAACCTAA